The Streptomyces sp. R28 region GCGTACGCGGCCACGGCGACGACGGCCACCGCCTGCTTGCCGAGCTGCCCGAGCCCGCCGCCGTAGAGGAGCCCCTCGGCCCCGCCGGTCATCGTGGCCGTCGCGAAGACGCCGATCAGCAGGGTGCCGATGACGCCGCCGACGAGGTGGACGCCGACGACGTCCAGGGAGTCGTCGTAGTTGAACGTGAACTTCCAGGCGACGGCGTAGGAGCAGACGGCACCGGCGGCGAGGCCGATGACCAGCGCGCCGAGCAGGGAGACCGAGCCGCAGGACGGGGTGATGGCGACGAGGCCGGCGACCGCGCCGGAGGCCGCGCCCAGCGTCGTCGGGTGACCGTCGCGCTTCTGCTCGACGAAGAGCCAGCCGAGCAGGCCGGTGCAGCCGGCGGCGAGGGTGTTGAGGAAGGCGGCGGCCGCAAGGCCGTTGGCGCCGAGGGCGGAGCCGGCGTTGAACCCGAACCAGCCGAACCAGAGCAGCCCCGCACCCAGCACGACCATCGGCAGGTTGTGCGGCCGCATGGCGTCCTTCTTGAAGCCGAGCCGCGGGCCCAGGACCAGGCAGAGGGCGAGGCCGGAGGCGCCGGAGGTGATCTCGACGGGCAGACCGCCGGCGAAGTCGAGGGCGCCGAGGCGGTCGAGGATCCAGCCGCCCGGGCCCCAGGTC contains the following coding sequences:
- a CDS encoding ammonium transporter — its product is METTVTLAAAQADTGDTAWLLAATALVLLMTPGLALFYGGMVRTKSVLNMLMMSFVSIALVTVVWLACGYSLAFGDDIAGGLIGGLDHAGMAGLGPDSVQGTVPTLLFATFQLTFAIITAALISGAIADRAKFGAWLVFVPVWALLVYVPVAHWTWGPGGWILDRLGALDFAGGLPVEITSGASGLALCLVLGPRLGFKKDAMRPHNLPMVVLGAGLLWFGWFGFNAGSALGANGLAAAAFLNTLAAGCTGLLGWLFVEQKRDGHPTTLGAASGAVAGLVAITPSCGSVSLLGALVIGLAAGAVCSYAVAWKFTFNYDDSLDVVGVHLVGGVIGTLLIGVFATATMTGGAEGLLYGGGLGQLGKQAVAVVAVAAYAFAVTYGIGKVLDKVMGFRASEEQEHTGLDLTVHAETAYDHGVLGHGAPVTASVASPVPAAQKVKKQA